The genomic DNA GAATGAAGTTTCTGCCTAAGCTGGGAATTGAACCTTAGGCTGCTGCGTGAAAGCCATCAATGCTATACACTATGTTAAAGTTACACAGATATTTATACATGCTATATCAGCAACTGTGAGAGCTCCAGCTGTAAAAATTAAGCTGAACCTATGCAGTTAATTTTCTCTTCTCAATGCACTAACCACACATATTTCCTAATGGGAGCCAAGCATCTTCACTCACCATTTGGTGAATGTCTGTTGCAGTTGATGGTGGTGTGGAAACAGCAGAAGAGGCTACCGAACCTGCTGACCCTGACATCAATGAACTTTGCAGAGACATGTTTGACAAAATGGCCGTTTTCCTTCAAGGAGAGCTCACTGGTATGCACATCGTAGACATTTGCGGACACTTTTTGATGTTTAACTGACAAGTGTGCCCATAATATTAAGTGTATCCATAATATCATAATTACTATATTAATGTGTGTTGGGTTTTTGTCatgtactttgtttttttttggccagcCACCTGTGAGGACTATAAACTTCTGGAGAATATGAACAAACTCACCAGTCTAAAGTACATGGAGATGAAGGACATTTCAATTAACATTAGCCGCAACCTACAAGACCTCAATCAGAAATGTGAGGCCTCTAACTGATGCCATGATTTTACTGTGATTGATGTATTGCCTTGACAAtggtattttaaaataagtataaaaaTAGACAGGGATTTTCAttgtttattacacacacacacacacacacacacacacacacacacagaaactttggtcaactaatatatatatatatatttctgcttTTCAAGATGCTAGCTTACAGCCATATTTAGACCAGATAAATCAGATTGAAGAACAGGTCACAGCTCTGGAGCAAGCAGCGTATAAACTGGACACATATTCCAAAAAACTGGGTAAGTGGAATGTCTTGCATAGTTTTAAAAGTCTAAAAGGTAATATAAGAACATTTAAATGCTTgctgaaattattttatttacacttttattgTGCACAAACACAATCTGAGAACACAAGCTTGAATCAGTTTCTAGTCCTGACCCAtgtgaaataaatgtatgaTGTGTACCACTAGATGGTGCAATGAGACCAAACATTGCACTACACATATGTTCTCAAAGTTAATAATTGCACATGGAATAATGAGTGTGTAGTATCTCCTTAGTGTTCAAAAGCACATTGCATAActatattacaaaaatataatgattatATTTTGAGCAATCAGAAGATACTACACTCTCATTATTATTTCAGTGAAGATCCAGTGGAGACCTACAATTCAATGTAAGcatgtttaaattttttttttcataacaatggCGCAAATATTAATCACACCTCATTCAAAGCTGCTTTGACCACAAGAAATAAATTGTCACCTTCAATTACAGTCGCTGTTAAAGCAGTTTCTATTCCATCAGAATAAAGCTTAGAACTAAAACTCAAGAATTTTCCAGctcaatgaaaagcagaaactgaatatttatacatgtaaaatacaaaataatgtgttaaataaaaaacggttatgtttattatatattgtatgttgcatttgtctgtgttgccctgtgaaggactggcgccccctccagggtgtattcccgccttgcgcccaatgattccaggtaggctctggacccactgtgaccctgaactggataagcggttacagataatgaatgaatgtatattgcATCAAGCGTGATTAAAATTGAAGgtgacaatattttatttattgtcaaaGCAGCTTTAAATGAAGTGTGATTCATATTTGCAGTGAAGAAACAACTTAAACATGCCTACGCTGAACTGTAGGGCTCCACTGCTGAGACTGCACTAGCAAGAAGTGCTACTAAAATGTGGAAATGGCCAATATATAGTCTTTCATTGGGCTCATGACATACACAATTGGTCagtaattttgtttttttttttatccacagAGGCCAAGTTCAAGAAACTGGAGAAGCGGTGAGTTGAAGGTCCAGGATAAACAGACGCGTCCTGCCTGCTTTAAGAGGTCCCCCAGTGTACTGTTTCTTATAGCTTTAGTTGGTTTACAATAGGAGCCTGAACTACACCCAACCACTTCACAGTTTCACTATAGTTTCTGGCATTGgccccacagcagtgtccaGAGCACATATAAATCATGGATGGTACAATTTATATAGAACTTGGAAATTCACATATCCAGTAATCCTGCAGTGTTTATACTGCAGGAAAGATATTACAGGGCTGTGTAATGACAAATCAAACCCAGTGCCCAGTGTTGACTGTATAGTCACTTAATGAAATTTGACTAAATGCTATGCTAGAGTATGAATTTCTTTGTAATATATTCTTAAATAGGGTTGCTCCCTCTTTGTGTAAAGTAGCTactaattataattttttaaataactaggagtgcaattttttttaatgcttgtatttctttttttccccaaaaataTAACTCGTTTGTAATTTGTAAAGAATAAATATGTGAAAACTAAGATAAGTTGCTTT from Hoplias malabaricus isolate fHopMal1 chromosome 7, fHopMal1.hap1, whole genome shotgun sequence includes the following:
- the bloc1s2 gene encoding biogenesis of lysosome-related organelles complex 1 subunit 2; this translates as MTGTLHATRSSAQGVVVVKNVRSHVLGESSHVSLLLKMAATGEEAAVMDSISRVPAPPSVLNLRSDSEQREDVGQDGASENVVPVPRRPTNNIDGGVETAEEATEPADPDINELCRDMFDKMAVFLQGELTATCEDYKLLENMNKLTSLKYMEMKDISINISRNLQDLNQKYASLQPYLDQINQIEEQVTALEQAAYKLDTYSKKLEAKFKKLEKR